One Watersipora subatra unplaced genomic scaffold, tzWatSuba1.1 SCAFFOLD_76, whole genome shotgun sequence genomic window carries:
- the LOC137410105 gene encoding kinesin-like protein KIF21B isoform X1: MVINYTQLLEPPFSSGTSIHKLMRFFQLSAVGKVASGHQAPIICLSLYNDSRGKEQLLTGSKDHLIKGFDISNEQTSNYPIQAKFTMDPPHYDGVQCLAHRQDILFSGSRDMRIKKWNLSEPSSQPQSVNGAHKDWITDMCMLPDNDILLSCCRSGTVKIRSNETCQQLNEVRAHSLAVNSMATNRSNLFTASSDCTIRIWWMDPHKLYSS, encoded by the exons ATGGTCATAAACTATACACAACTACTGGAACCACCGTTCAGCTCTGGGACCTCAATACATAAGTTGATGCGTTTTTTTCA GCTATCGGCAGTCGGAAAGGTTGCTAGCGGCCACCAAGCACCGATTATTTGCCTTAGTTTATACAACGACTCAAGAGGGAAAGAACAACTCTTAACTGGCTCCAAGGATCATCTAATTAAGGGATTTGATATTTCCAATGAACAAACTTCAAATTATCCAATTCAGGCCAAATTTACTATGGACCCTCCTCACTATGATGGTGTTCAATGTCTCGCGCATCGTCAGGACATCCTTTTTAGTGGTTCTCGGGATATGCGTATCAAAAAATGGAACCTCAGTGAACCCTCTTCTCAACCACAG TCAGTTAATGGCGCCCATAAGGACTGGATCACCGACATGTGCATGCTACCAGATAATGACATATTGCTAAGCTGCTGTCGCTCTGGCACTGTGAAGATTCGGTCAAACGAGACTTGCCAGCAGCTAAATGAAGTGCGTGCTCATTCATTAGCCGTCAACTCTATGGCTACCAACCGCAGCAATCTCTTTACTGCCTCTAg TGATTGCACGATAAGGATCTGGTGGATGGACCcacataaactatacagttcATAG
- the LOC137410105 gene encoding kinesin-like protein KIF21B isoform X2 has product MVINYTQLLEPPFSSGTSIHKLSAVGKVASGHQAPIICLSLYNDSRGKEQLLTGSKDHLIKGFDISNEQTSNYPIQAKFTMDPPHYDGVQCLAHRQDILFSGSRDMRIKKWNLSEPSSQPQSVNGAHKDWITDMCMLPDNDILLSCCRSGTVKIRSNETCQQLNEVRAHSLAVNSMATNRSNLFTASSDCTIRIWWMDPHKLYSS; this is encoded by the exons ATGGTCATAAACTATACACAACTACTGGAACCACCGTTCAGCTCTGGGACCTCAATACATAA GCTATCGGCAGTCGGAAAGGTTGCTAGCGGCCACCAAGCACCGATTATTTGCCTTAGTTTATACAACGACTCAAGAGGGAAAGAACAACTCTTAACTGGCTCCAAGGATCATCTAATTAAGGGATTTGATATTTCCAATGAACAAACTTCAAATTATCCAATTCAGGCCAAATTTACTATGGACCCTCCTCACTATGATGGTGTTCAATGTCTCGCGCATCGTCAGGACATCCTTTTTAGTGGTTCTCGGGATATGCGTATCAAAAAATGGAACCTCAGTGAACCCTCTTCTCAACCACAG TCAGTTAATGGCGCCCATAAGGACTGGATCACCGACATGTGCATGCTACCAGATAATGACATATTGCTAAGCTGCTGTCGCTCTGGCACTGTGAAGATTCGGTCAAACGAGACTTGCCAGCAGCTAAATGAAGTGCGTGCTCATTCATTAGCCGTCAACTCTATGGCTACCAACCGCAGCAATCTCTTTACTGCCTCTAg TGATTGCACGATAAGGATCTGGTGGATGGACCcacataaactatacagttcATAG